One genomic segment of Misgurnus anguillicaudatus chromosome 23, ASM2758022v2, whole genome shotgun sequence includes these proteins:
- the LOC129453004 gene encoding uncharacterized protein has product MMTIFVFALFVCGVFGSKFVSVMEGDSVTLSVSLTESQIKEGISWKFGLREITIAEIEVGDNNIRLYEERVDGRFKGRMKLDHSGSLTITNIRTTDSGLYKVTQTSTDNQLNVFNLTVYGVFGSEFVSVMEGDSVTLSVNLTETQRKEGIYWKFGPNKTSIAKMNEYKTTIYNDRLDGRFKNRLHLNNQTGSLTITNIRTTHTGLYHLTTKSQDEPLKIFNITVYGE; this is encoded by the exons ATGATGACCATTTTCGTGTTTGCATTATTTGTGTGCG gtgtgtttggtagTAAGTttgtgtcagtgatggagggagattctgtcaCTTTATCTGTCAGTCTCACTGAATCACAGATCAAAGAGGGAATCTCCTGGAAATTTGGACTTCGGGAAATCACCATAGCTGAAATCGAGGTTGGTGACAATAACATACGTTTATATGAAGAGAGAGTTGATGGAAGATTCAAAGGCAGAATGAAGCTGGATCACAGTGGatctctcaccatcacaaacatcagaaCCACAGACTCTGGACTTTATAAAGTGACTCAAACCAGCACAGACAACCAACTCAATGTATTCAATCTTACTGTTTATG gtgtgtttggcaGTGAGTttgtgtcagtgatggagggagattctgtcaCTTTATCTGTCAATCTcactgaaacacagagaaaagaGGGAATCTACTGGAAGTTTGGACCTAATAAAACTTCTATAgctaaaatgaatgaatataaaacTACTATATATAATGATAGACTTGATGGaagatttaaaaacagactTCATCTAAACAATCAGACTGGatctctcaccatcacaaacatcagaaccacacacactggactttatcaTTTAACCACCAAGAGTCAAGATGAACCTCTCAAGATATTTAACATCactgtctatggtgagtaa